In a genomic window of Paramicrobacterium chengjingii:
- a CDS encoding MraY family glycosyltransferase, with translation MRQYALIALAAMIITWVLSLAVYKFALRFKLYPPIRERDMHSRPTPRLGGVAMFFGVAAAMLIASFNPFFGVVFDEPGPILAILGATLLIVALGIVDDLVDLDWMIKLAGQFLAAGLIAWLGVQIYSLPIAGRTVGSSWMSFILTVFTIVLVMNAVNFIDGLDGLVGGVALIANGVFFVYGYLLVRTVSQYNYFNLSLLISAVLLGVCAGFLPLNWHPAKMFMGDAGALLVGLLMATSAISITGQIDPSAVENGGDDGGLGGSQLVGAFIPLLLPITILVVPLVDFSLAVFRRLRAGKSPFSADRLHLHHRLIDMGHSELHAVLIFYSWTVVISVPCLFLFLFDSYWYALIFFLAGVVACTVATFAPLGRRKRHEVEAQLTPDQETSVTQREHDPLDNAAADNHSREAGPASRTEGPSS, from the coding sequence ATGCGTCAGTATGCGCTCATTGCCCTAGCGGCCATGATCATCACGTGGGTGCTCTCACTGGCGGTCTACAAGTTCGCTCTGCGCTTTAAGCTGTACCCGCCCATCAGGGAGCGGGATATGCACTCGCGTCCGACTCCGCGTCTCGGTGGAGTGGCAATGTTCTTCGGTGTGGCGGCCGCAATGCTGATCGCCTCATTCAACCCGTTCTTCGGTGTGGTCTTCGATGAACCGGGGCCAATCCTCGCGATACTCGGGGCGACGCTTCTGATCGTCGCGCTCGGGATCGTCGATGATCTCGTTGACCTCGACTGGATGATCAAACTCGCCGGGCAGTTTCTCGCTGCAGGGCTGATTGCCTGGCTCGGCGTGCAGATCTATTCCCTTCCGATCGCCGGACGAACCGTCGGCTCTAGCTGGATGTCTTTCATCCTCACTGTCTTCACGATCGTGCTTGTCATGAATGCGGTGAACTTCATCGATGGACTAGACGGGTTAGTCGGCGGTGTGGCTCTCATTGCCAACGGCGTGTTCTTCGTCTACGGGTACCTACTTGTTCGCACAGTGAGCCAGTACAACTACTTCAATCTCTCGCTGCTCATCTCGGCTGTTCTGCTCGGCGTCTGTGCTGGCTTTCTTCCGTTGAATTGGCATCCAGCGAAGATGTTTATGGGGGACGCGGGCGCGCTTCTTGTCGGACTACTGATGGCGACGTCTGCCATCTCGATCACTGGCCAGATCGACCCCTCTGCGGTTGAGAACGGGGGCGACGACGGTGGGCTCGGCGGCTCGCAGCTTGTCGGTGCGTTCATTCCGCTGCTCTTGCCGATCACGATTCTCGTGGTGCCGCTCGTGGACTTCAGCCTTGCGGTGTTCCGTCGGCTTCGCGCGGGCAAGAGCCCGTTCAGCGCAGACCGGTTGCACCTGCACCATCGTCTCATCGACATGGGCCACTCTGAACTGCACGCTGTGCTGATCTTTTATTCATGGACCGTCGTCATTTCGGTGCCCTGCCTCTTCCTCTTTCTCTTCGACTCCTATTGGTACGCGCTGATCTTCTTCCTCGCAGGTGTCGTCGCATGCACGGTTGCGACATTCGCACCTCTGGGGAGGCGGAAGCGTCACGAAGTGGAAGCGCAGCTCACTCCAGACCAGGAAACGAGCGTCACCCAGCGCGAGCATGACCCTCTTGACAACGCAGCCGCCGACAACCACAGTCGCGAAGCGGGCCCCGCTTCGCGTACCGAAGGGCCGTCATCATGA
- a CDS encoding L-threonylcarbamoyladenylate synthase, with protein MSNVYDCSVDSELLTGMRLARTTLGRGELVVLPTDTVYGIAADAFNPAAVQRLLDAKGRTRQQPPPVLVSGTDTLTALASVVPELVTRLVEEFWPGGLTVILPAQQSLVWDLGETDGTVALRMPDNEITLELLRESGPLAVSSANKTGLAPAESAAAAHEMLGDSVGIYLDAGNGKSVPSTIVDATALTVDDGQATILREGVISLEQLREVLGDRLAND; from the coding sequence ATGTCGAACGTCTACGACTGCTCTGTTGATTCAGAGCTTCTCACTGGAATGCGGCTCGCGCGCACCACGCTTGGTCGCGGCGAGCTCGTTGTGCTCCCCACCGACACCGTCTACGGCATCGCCGCCGACGCGTTCAATCCCGCAGCGGTTCAGCGTCTACTTGATGCCAAGGGCCGCACGCGCCAGCAGCCGCCACCCGTTCTCGTGTCGGGGACAGACACGCTGACAGCGCTCGCGTCTGTCGTGCCCGAGCTCGTCACGCGACTGGTGGAGGAGTTCTGGCCCGGAGGACTCACGGTCATCCTTCCTGCTCAGCAGTCTCTGGTCTGGGACCTCGGGGAGACTGACGGTACCGTCGCGCTGCGCATGCCGGACAACGAGATTACTCTCGAGCTTCTGCGTGAAAGCGGACCGCTCGCGGTGTCCAGTGCGAACAAGACGGGCCTGGCACCCGCGGAGTCAGCCGCTGCCGCACACGAGATGCTCGGCGACAGCGTAGGGATCTATCTGGATGCCGGCAATGGAAAGAGCGTTCCGTCGACGATCGTTGACGCCACGGCACTCACCGTCGACGATGGGCAAGCAACAATTCTCCGCGAGGGAGTCATCTCGCTCGAACAGCTTCGTGAGGTCCTCGGCGACCGTCTTGCGAACGACTAG
- a CDS encoding ABC transporter permease — MSMTRHTQLPRPNNADLTFIGRSIRHSLRDGEGLLMAILLPVFMMGLFVFVFGGAMNVAGRDGYVSYIVPGIIIMCAGFGASSTATLVAGDMKTGIIDRFRTMPIRGSAVLTGHVVASVLRNLVATAVVVLVGLLTGFRPSADVVGWLGALAIIATYILTITMLFAAIGLVAGSPEAANAYGFVLLFLPYLSSAFVPVETMPTWLQWVAENQPITPVIESIRALLGSGDVGWNVLIAILWCVGILVIAVIWSSLMFRRKSGRR, encoded by the coding sequence ATGAGCATGACGCGGCATACTCAGCTTCCGCGGCCGAACAACGCCGATCTCACATTCATCGGTCGCAGCATCCGGCATTCCCTTCGCGATGGCGAAGGACTGCTGATGGCGATTTTGCTCCCCGTCTTCATGATGGGCCTCTTTGTGTTCGTGTTCGGAGGGGCGATGAACGTCGCCGGGCGCGACGGGTACGTCTCGTACATCGTGCCGGGGATCATTATCATGTGCGCCGGGTTCGGCGCCTCATCCACTGCAACGCTCGTCGCTGGCGACATGAAGACGGGCATCATCGATCGCTTTCGCACAATGCCCATTCGCGGTAGCGCTGTTCTCACCGGACACGTCGTGGCAAGCGTGCTGCGCAATCTCGTCGCGACAGCTGTCGTCGTTCTCGTTGGGTTGCTGACAGGATTTCGACCTTCGGCGGACGTGGTCGGATGGTTGGGGGCCCTTGCGATCATCGCTACCTACATCTTGACGATCACCATGCTGTTCGCGGCGATCGGGCTCGTTGCGGGAAGCCCCGAAGCGGCGAACGCCTACGGATTCGTTCTCCTCTTTCTTCCGTACCTCTCGAGCGCGTTCGTCCCCGTCGAGACGATGCCGACGTGGTTGCAATGGGTGGCCGAGAATCAGCCGATCACACCCGTCATCGAATCGATACGTGCGCTCCTCGGCAGCGGTGACGTGGGCTGGAACGTTCTCATCGCGATTCTCTGGTGCGTCGGGATCCTTGTCATTGCGGTCATCTGGAGCAGTCTGATGTTCCGGCGCAAATCGGGCAGACGCTGA
- a CDS encoding ATP-binding cassette domain-containing protein, whose protein sequence is MEYAIDVRGLTKSFGNQIVLDGIDIAVPAGTIHAVLGPNGAGKTTLINALTTLARPDSGSASVNGYDVVTQAADVRRRISVTGQYAAVDDVLTARENLRMMAGLLGLKRPAARERTEQLLERFTLTAAAGKRVSTFSGGMRRRLDLAISLICSPPIIFLDEPTTGLDTRSRRALWDEVERLRNDGVTILLTTQYLDEADTLADMISVLDRGRVVASGTPSRLKAQVGSDVVEVRDEHGDVIQEVHTDGTPRDVVRVLSTVPDGNVGTVTIRRPTLDDVFLSVTSDSGTEHSSTRPLEGVAS, encoded by the coding sequence ATGGAGTACGCGATCGATGTACGCGGGCTCACGAAGAGCTTTGGAAATCAGATTGTTCTCGACGGCATAGACATCGCTGTTCCGGCAGGCACGATCCACGCGGTGCTCGGACCAAACGGAGCGGGAAAGACGACCCTGATCAATGCATTGACGACGTTGGCGAGGCCCGACTCCGGCTCCGCATCGGTGAACGGGTATGACGTCGTCACCCAAGCCGCAGATGTCAGGCGTCGGATCAGCGTCACCGGACAGTATGCCGCCGTCGACGACGTGCTCACGGCGCGTGAGAACCTCAGAATGATGGCGGGACTGCTCGGGCTGAAACGTCCAGCGGCGCGCGAACGCACGGAGCAACTTCTTGAACGCTTCACGCTCACAGCCGCAGCGGGAAAGCGAGTGAGCACGTTCTCAGGGGGAATGCGCCGAAGGCTTGACCTGGCGATCAGCCTGATCTGCTCACCTCCAATCATTTTCCTCGATGAACCAACGACCGGGCTCGACACCCGAAGCAGGCGCGCACTGTGGGACGAGGTGGAGCGCCTGCGCAACGACGGTGTGACGATCCTGCTCACGACGCAGTATCTCGATGAGGCAGACACCCTCGCGGACATGATTTCCGTGCTCGACCGGGGCAGAGTGGTGGCATCGGGCACGCCATCTCGGCTCAAAGCGCAAGTGGGCAGCGACGTCGTCGAAGTGCGCGACGAGCACGGCGATGTCATTCAGGAGGTTCATACCGACGGTACGCCGCGGGACGTCGTACGGGTGCTCTCCACAGTTCCTGACGGGAACGTCGGAACTGTGACGATCAGGAGGCCGACGCTCGACGACGTCTTCCTTTCGGTCACGAGCGACAGCGGCACCGAGCATTCCTCCACTCGACCACTTGAAGGAGTCGCATCGTGA
- a CDS encoding TetR/AcrR family transcriptional regulator gives MSASHDYPLPRAVALAWGVAADPQRGPKRGLSIERIVETGIEIADEGGLESVSMSAIASRLDFTTMSLYRYVTAKDELIVLMGEQALGVPPEQPDPPLPWREGLGQLTTAMLAAYTDHPWLIDVPISGIPVTPNELAWLDQGLAFLEGTALDHAQRVSITLMLSGFARWKATVYRGYDIASSSRGSTPDELDAVANELMHELITDDRFPALAPALRAGALGADTPDPFAFALELFLDGVESAVQTAASDTPFPEPPTTPAPAPPKDKAVREAARIRRESESALREARRKEAEAIAKSRERAAKAAKSR, from the coding sequence ATGTCAGCAAGCCACGATTACCCGCTTCCGCGCGCCGTTGCCTTGGCCTGGGGCGTCGCGGCGGACCCTCAGCGGGGGCCGAAACGTGGGCTGAGCATCGAGCGCATCGTCGAAACGGGTATAGAGATCGCCGACGAGGGTGGGCTCGAATCCGTCTCAATGAGCGCGATCGCCAGCCGCCTCGACTTCACGACGATGTCGCTGTACCGATACGTGACGGCAAAAGACGAGCTCATCGTGCTGATGGGCGAGCAGGCGCTCGGTGTGCCGCCCGAGCAGCCAGACCCTCCCCTGCCCTGGCGAGAAGGTCTCGGCCAGCTCACAACCGCGATGCTCGCCGCGTACACCGATCACCCGTGGTTGATCGACGTTCCGATCAGCGGCATCCCGGTGACCCCCAATGAACTCGCGTGGCTCGACCAGGGGCTCGCCTTCCTCGAGGGCACCGCACTCGATCACGCGCAGCGCGTCTCGATCACGCTCATGCTGAGCGGATTCGCTCGGTGGAAGGCGACGGTGTACCGAGGTTACGACATCGCCAGTTCGTCACGTGGGTCAACACCGGACGAACTCGATGCCGTCGCGAATGAACTGATGCACGAACTCATCACAGACGATCGCTTTCCCGCCCTCGCTCCTGCGTTGCGCGCCGGGGCGCTCGGCGCAGACACACCCGACCCGTTTGCCTTCGCGCTTGAGCTCTTTCTCGACGGGGTTGAATCCGCTGTACAGACCGCAGCAAGCGATACGCCGTTTCCTGAGCCACCCACGACACCAGCCCCTGCCCCTCCGAAAGACAAAGCCGTGCGAGAGGCAGCACGCATTCGCCGCGAATCGGAGAGCGCTCTGCGGGAGGCACGGCGCAAAGAGGCTGAAGCCATCGCGAAGTCACGGGAGCGCGCTGCAAAGGCAGCGAAGTCCCGCTAA
- the prmC gene encoding peptide chain release factor N(5)-glutamine methyltransferase, producing the protein MLPPNRTVPDVLDAAATALSRSGIATADVDAELLVGHVLRLGRGEVQAARLTGRRMLTRDVELVENLVRRRATREPLQHITGVAGFRRLELRVGPGVFVPRPETEQVTQIAIDALLALPHSSPVAIDLGTGSGAIALSMALEVPSARIYAVENSVDAFLWASENARRVGAPNARLVFDDLGDALPELNGTASVVISNPPYIPDAAVPLDPEVRFFDPAAALYGGEDGLDVVRALSSTAARLLHPGGTLVIEHGERQGEAIRAILAADGWRAPATFPDFTMRDRATTAVRA; encoded by the coding sequence ATGCTGCCACCGAATCGCACAGTTCCTGACGTTCTCGATGCAGCAGCGACCGCACTTTCACGATCGGGAATCGCGACGGCCGACGTTGACGCCGAGCTACTGGTCGGCCACGTTCTTCGACTGGGACGCGGAGAAGTTCAGGCTGCACGACTGACCGGGCGACGGATGCTGACGCGAGACGTCGAGCTTGTGGAGAATCTTGTTCGCCGCCGAGCGACACGCGAGCCGCTGCAGCACATCACGGGAGTTGCAGGGTTTCGCCGGCTTGAATTGCGGGTCGGGCCCGGTGTGTTCGTTCCTCGCCCCGAAACCGAGCAGGTGACGCAGATCGCTATCGACGCTCTTCTCGCTCTCCCTCATTCGTCACCGGTTGCGATCGACCTGGGTACGGGGAGCGGCGCAATTGCGCTGTCGATGGCTCTCGAAGTGCCATCGGCCCGTATCTATGCCGTGGAGAATTCGGTCGACGCGTTTCTCTGGGCGTCGGAAAACGCACGCAGGGTCGGCGCACCCAATGCGAGGCTTGTCTTCGACGACCTCGGCGATGCCCTCCCCGAGCTGAACGGCACAGCATCCGTCGTCATCTCTAACCCTCCATACATTCCCGACGCCGCGGTTCCGCTTGACCCCGAAGTGCGGTTCTTCGACCCAGCGGCAGCGCTTTACGGGGGAGAGGATGGGCTCGACGTGGTGCGCGCGCTCTCCAGCACAGCAGCACGTCTGCTGCACCCCGGCGGAACCCTCGTGATCGAGCACGGTGAGCGGCAGGGCGAGGCGATACGCGCGATTCTCGCGGCGGACGGCTGGCGGGCCCCGGCCACGTTCCCCGACTTCACGATGCGTGATCGAGCGACAACGGCAGTCCGGGCATAG
- the cysK gene encoding cysteine synthase A, which produces MTGKIHANITEAFGNTPLVTLGRTASGVSAQVHAKLEFYNPAGSVKDRIGIAILDAAEAAGDLKPGGTVVEGTSGNTGIALASAGAARGYRVVLTMPSSMSMERRILLRAFGAELVLTDPAAGMRGAVEKAEEIAAETPGAILARQFENQANADIHRTTTGEEIWRDTDGNVDIFVAGIGTGGTITGAGQALKAHNPDIQVVAVEPADSPILSGGKAGPHKIQGLGANFVPSVLDTEVYDEVLTVGVDDAVKTARTLATDDGILAGISSGAAVWAALQVAARPENAGKNIVVVVPDFGERYLSTFLYEDLRD; this is translated from the coding sequence GTGACAGGAAAGATTCACGCGAACATCACGGAGGCGTTTGGGAACACCCCGCTCGTCACGCTCGGCCGCACTGCGAGCGGCGTCTCAGCACAGGTACACGCCAAGCTGGAGTTCTACAACCCGGCCGGCAGTGTGAAAGATCGCATCGGCATCGCCATTCTCGACGCGGCAGAGGCCGCGGGCGATCTGAAGCCTGGCGGCACAGTCGTCGAGGGAACCAGCGGAAACACCGGAATCGCACTGGCCTCCGCCGGCGCGGCGCGCGGCTATCGCGTCGTACTCACAATGCCCTCGTCAATGAGCATGGAACGTCGCATCCTGCTGCGCGCATTTGGAGCAGAGCTCGTGCTGACCGACCCTGCAGCCGGAATGCGCGGCGCCGTCGAAAAGGCGGAGGAAATCGCCGCGGAAACACCGGGGGCGATTCTCGCCCGTCAGTTCGAAAACCAGGCGAACGCCGATATCCACCGAACAACGACCGGTGAGGAGATCTGGCGCGACACCGATGGCAACGTCGACATTTTTGTCGCCGGCATCGGAACCGGCGGCACGATAACGGGCGCCGGGCAAGCGCTCAAGGCGCACAATCCTGACATTCAGGTCGTCGCCGTCGAGCCCGCGGATTCTCCCATTCTCAGCGGTGGCAAAGCCGGTCCGCACAAGATTCAGGGACTTGGAGCGAATTTCGTTCCGAGTGTTCTCGACACCGAGGTCTATGACGAAGTGCTCACCGTCGGCGTCGACGATGCGGTGAAAACAGCCCGGACGCTCGCAACTGACGACGGCATCCTTGCAGGAATCTCGTCTGGCGCTGCCGTCTGGGCGGCGCTGCAAGTCGCTGCACGCCCCGAGAACGCCGGGAAAAACATCGTGGTCGTCGTTCCTGATTTCGGCGAGCGGTATCTCTCGACGTTCCTCTACGAGGATCTCCGCGACTGA
- the epsC gene encoding serine O-acetyltransferase EpsC: MGFWTRIREDITAARVHDPAARGAFEIAVVYSGLHAIWWYRFNHRLWDRGLRLPARIGSQAARAITGIEIHPGAKIGRRLFIDHGMGVVIGETAQLGDDVMLYHGVTLGGKGGGKGKRHPTLGDGVTVGAGAKVLGPVMIGGGSIVGANAVVTKDAPPHSIVVGVPARARPRVAGERYGLVEPDYHI; encoded by the coding sequence ATGGGGTTCTGGACCCGCATTCGCGAGGACATCACTGCAGCTCGTGTTCACGACCCCGCGGCTCGGGGCGCGTTTGAGATCGCCGTCGTTTACTCGGGCCTGCATGCAATCTGGTGGTACCGCTTCAACCATCGGCTCTGGGATCGCGGCCTCAGGCTGCCTGCGCGCATCGGCTCGCAGGCAGCCCGCGCAATCACCGGAATCGAGATTCACCCGGGGGCCAAGATCGGCCGACGCCTGTTCATCGACCATGGCATGGGAGTTGTCATCGGCGAAACTGCGCAACTTGGCGACGATGTGATGCTCTATCACGGCGTGACTCTCGGCGGAAAAGGCGGCGGCAAGGGCAAGCGTCATCCGACCCTCGGTGACGGCGTCACCGTCGGTGCGGGAGCGAAAGTGCTCGGCCCCGTCATGATCGGCGGCGGCAGCATCGTCGGGGCGAATGCCGTCGTGACAAAGGATGCTCCACCGCACTCAATCGTCGTGGGAGTTCCGGCGCGCGCCCGACCACGCGTCGCAGGCGAGCGCTACGGCCTCGTCGAACCCGACTATCACATCTAG
- the prfA gene encoding peptide chain release factor 1, which yields MFESVTALIDEHADLQEQLADPAVHADPARSRKINRRYAELSKIIASHSAWTSAQDDLAAAKELAKEDDAFADEVPALEEELAEAEEKLRRLLVPRDPDDGRDVIMEIKGGEGGAESALFAADLLRMYLHYAESKGWKTELLERDESDLGGYKNVQVAIKGSSNDPAEGVWAHLKYEGGVHRVQRVPVTESQGRIHTSTTGVLVFPEVDEPEEVEISQNDIRVDVFRSSGPGGQSVNTTDSAVRITHIETGIVVSMQNEKSQIQNREAAMRVLRARLLARKQEELDAAASDARKSQIRTMDRSERIRTYNFPENRIADHRTGYKAYNLDHVMNGDLDSVIESCIQSDEEARLTHLADNG from the coding sequence ATGTTTGAATCAGTGACAGCTCTCATCGACGAGCACGCCGATCTTCAAGAGCAGCTGGCCGACCCGGCCGTACATGCTGACCCGGCACGGTCTCGCAAGATTAACCGGCGGTACGCGGAGCTCTCCAAGATCATCGCCTCGCATTCCGCGTGGACCAGCGCTCAGGATGATCTGGCTGCAGCGAAAGAGCTGGCGAAGGAAGACGATGCTTTCGCAGACGAGGTGCCGGCGCTCGAAGAGGAGCTTGCTGAGGCAGAGGAGAAACTTCGGCGACTCTTGGTCCCGAGAGACCCCGACGATGGCCGTGATGTGATTATGGAGATCAAGGGAGGCGAGGGGGGTGCCGAGAGCGCACTCTTTGCCGCTGATCTGCTGCGCATGTACCTTCACTACGCTGAGTCGAAGGGGTGGAAGACGGAGCTCCTCGAACGCGATGAATCCGATCTGGGCGGATACAAGAACGTTCAGGTGGCGATCAAGGGTTCGTCGAACGATCCCGCTGAGGGCGTCTGGGCTCACCTGAAGTACGAGGGCGGAGTGCATCGCGTGCAGCGAGTTCCTGTCACTGAGTCCCAGGGCCGCATTCATACATCGACAACCGGTGTGCTTGTCTTTCCCGAGGTCGATGAGCCAGAAGAAGTCGAGATCAGCCAGAACGACATTCGTGTCGATGTTTTTCGCTCATCTGGCCCGGGCGGCCAATCGGTGAACACAACGGATTCGGCTGTGCGCATCACGCACATCGAGACCGGGATCGTTGTATCGATGCAGAACGAAAAGAGTCAGATTCAGAACCGTGAGGCGGCAATGCGCGTGCTCAGGGCTCGACTACTCGCGAGAAAACAAGAAGAACTGGATGCTGCAGCATCCGACGCTCGCAAGAGCCAGATTCGCACGATGGATCGTTCCGAGCGCATTCGAACGTACAACTTCCCCGAGAACCGTATTGCCGACCACCGCACCGGTTACAAGGCATACAATCTCGATCACGTGATGAATGGCGATCTCGACTCGGTGATCGAGTCATGCATTCAGTCTGACGAAGAAGCGCGTCTCACTCACCTCGCCGACAACGGCTGA
- the rho gene encoding transcription termination factor Rho yields the protein MTDAGTRADGADRGTNIQTLKVAELQKLAVSLGVQGASKLRKGELVAAITEKQGGGSNTASRPADTQAAAASQEKQPAKRASRRVSTPIIEPATPNSADSDTATPTVPEGTTPEQAAESVLDEPRAGTQSRTRSSQRSASRSENTGGETASGTTPSDNAASDDAPATQDAADGVEQREKKNGKRGGRRRGRKGDDDNSDSNGQSGQSNGHNGQNGSKQAESDGRQSSNDDAKSDDTSDSDAQSGNTNDERGRGRNRNRNRNNRGDNQNDDRQQGRGDRNDGNRTDGKNDDQGGRGRGRYRDRKRGQNDDVEPEITEDDVLVPIAGILDVLDNYAFVRTTGYLSGASDVYVSLGQVKKYNLRKGDAIVGAVRQPREGEHNSRQKYNAIVKVDSVNGQSVDEAADRVQFGDLTPLYPQERLRMETEQGKFTQRLIDLIAPVGKGQRGLIVAPPKAGKTIVLQQVANAIAANNPEVHLMVVLVDERPEEVTDMQRTVKGEVIASTFDRPAEDHTTVAELAIERAKRLVELGHDVVVLLDSITRLGRAYNISAPTSGRVLSGGVDAAALYPPKRFFGAARNIENGGSLTILATALVETGSKMDEVIFEEFKGTGNSELRLSRQLADKRIFPAIDVNASSTRREEMLLAQDEVKVTWKLRRALAGLDTQQALEVVLGKLKETSSNVEFLVQMQKSMPQPATNGHERDHR from the coding sequence GTGACAGACGCAGGAACCCGCGCAGACGGCGCGGACCGCGGTACCAACATCCAGACGCTCAAGGTCGCCGAGCTTCAGAAGCTTGCCGTCAGCCTTGGGGTTCAGGGCGCTTCAAAGCTCCGCAAAGGCGAGCTTGTTGCGGCGATAACCGAGAAGCAGGGCGGCGGAAGCAACACTGCTTCCCGACCGGCAGACACGCAGGCCGCCGCTGCATCGCAGGAAAAGCAGCCGGCCAAACGCGCATCACGACGCGTGTCGACTCCGATCATCGAGCCGGCGACGCCGAACTCGGCCGACAGCGATACGGCGACGCCGACTGTTCCCGAGGGAACGACTCCCGAGCAGGCAGCGGAGTCCGTTCTCGACGAGCCCCGTGCAGGAACGCAGAGCCGGACGCGGTCGTCTCAGCGCTCCGCCAGTCGCAGCGAGAATACGGGCGGTGAGACTGCTTCCGGCACCACACCATCTGACAACGCAGCTTCCGACGACGCGCCCGCTACGCAGGACGCCGCTGACGGCGTCGAGCAGCGCGAGAAGAAGAACGGGAAGCGCGGCGGCCGCCGTCGCGGCCGAAAAGGCGACGACGACAACTCAGATTCGAACGGCCAGAGCGGCCAGAGCAATGGCCACAATGGCCAAAACGGTTCGAAGCAGGCAGAGAGCGATGGCAGGCAGTCGTCGAACGACGATGCGAAGTCAGACGACACATCTGATTCCGATGCCCAGAGCGGCAATACCAACGACGAGCGAGGACGCGGACGTAACCGTAACCGCAACCGCAACAACAGGGGCGACAACCAAAACGACGATCGCCAGCAGGGGCGCGGCGACCGCAACGACGGTAATCGCACTGACGGAAAGAACGACGACCAGGGCGGCCGCGGCCGGGGCCGTTATCGGGACCGCAAGCGTGGTCAGAACGATGACGTCGAGCCGGAGATCACCGAAGACGACGTGCTGGTTCCGATCGCCGGAATCCTTGATGTGCTCGACAACTACGCATTCGTGCGCACGACCGGATATCTGTCCGGCGCGAGCGACGTATACGTCTCACTCGGCCAGGTCAAGAAGTACAACCTGCGAAAGGGCGACGCTATCGTCGGAGCTGTGCGCCAGCCACGTGAGGGCGAGCACAACTCTCGGCAGAAGTACAACGCGATCGTCAAGGTTGACAGCGTCAACGGCCAGAGCGTCGATGAGGCGGCCGACCGCGTGCAGTTCGGCGACCTGACTCCGCTGTACCCGCAGGAGCGCCTGCGCATGGAGACGGAGCAGGGCAAGTTCACACAGCGCCTGATCGACCTTATCGCGCCAGTGGGCAAAGGACAGCGCGGACTCATCGTGGCGCCTCCCAAGGCGGGGAAGACGATCGTTCTGCAGCAGGTGGCCAATGCCATCGCGGCGAACAACCCGGAGGTTCACCTCATGGTTGTTCTCGTCGACGAGCGTCCCGAAGAGGTCACGGACATGCAGCGTACGGTCAAGGGTGAAGTCATTGCTTCGACATTCGACCGCCCTGCTGAAGACCACACGACCGTCGCTGAGCTGGCCATTGAGCGTGCCAAACGTCTCGTAGAGCTCGGACACGACGTCGTCGTTCTTCTCGATTCCATCACTCGCCTGGGTCGCGCCTACAACATCTCGGCTCCCACGAGCGGTCGTGTGCTCTCGGGTGGTGTCGATGCTGCGGCGCTTTACCCGCCGAAGCGGTTTTTCGGTGCCGCACGGAACATTGAGAACGGCGGATCGCTCACGATCCTCGCGACTGCACTTGTCGAGACCGGTTCCAAGATGGACGAAGTGATCTTCGAGGAGTTCAAGGGGACGGGCAACTCCGAACTGCGCCTTTCGCGTCAGCTTGCGGACAAGCGCATCTTCCCGGCGATCGATGTCAACGCATCGTCGACGCGTCGCGAGGAGATGCTGCTCGCGCAGGACGAAGTGAAGGTGACATGGAAGCTGCGTCGTGCCCTCGCCGGCCTTGACACACAGCAGGCGCTCGAAGTCGTGCTGGGCAAGCTCAAGGAAACGTCGTCGAACGTCGAGTTTCTTGTGCAAATGCAAAAGTCGATGCCCCAACCGGCGACGAACGGACACGAGCGCGACCACCGCTAG